One genomic segment of Hordeum vulgare subsp. vulgare chromosome 2H, MorexV3_pseudomolecules_assembly, whole genome shotgun sequence includes these proteins:
- the LOC123425120 gene encoding uncharacterized protein LOC123425120 produces the protein MGEYAAAKTSVWWDIENCAVPRNCDPHLIVQNMSSALATAGYVGPISVSAYGDTSGIAHNVQHALSSTGVSLHHVPAGIKDASDKKILVDMLFWAIDNPPPANYLLISGDRDFSNALHKLKMRRYNILLAQPPNVSQTLTAAAKSVWLWRSLVAGEPPLAVSPYISSASSGNKGDLDTSRNTVPNSSAVAQDTSPQVQNSSQRDYQNGGNGKVDNKQSKVKQPRKNQTDTASKPAGKKENSVDGVADNSKGSTANQPSQPSTPSSSSSSSPEPQSRAKVNQTSIPKNPPLFLPKKPAKPTNFHQKSVPHNYFGSSKKSGVSTESASKNGAPDSGNGTGHNHPKHQNQSSQPPKPHNPVTPRPHNGPGNFHTSNLHRSSSCPPQTPQAGHTGVPTAPLQSWPSAPPPPYHVPPVNYPDMSRLNISGYPIGGHDNQGSNVSYHPNYSGAVQPPYNNYSYRHPAPPNISSNMQNAGQWGANTGCPQPSSDSQILIRNILSALEVLKTEKLAPTEQHISDCVCYGGVNLPQFDVKKALEVAIQHQAIVTKKLGLVSFFLGKDENLWKCVNIMDTNARHSKETLDSVLRYISTAPGCSAIKNSQSRYHAATLLKKTCLKRLSLGEALQVLYIATDKMKWFVPHSSGWQPLSMNVIVADTAPDASGKS, from the exons ATgggggagtacgcggcggccaagaCGTCGGTGTGGTGGGACATCGAGAACTGCGCCGTCCCCCGCAACTGCGACCCCCACCTCATCGTCCAGAACATGAGCTCCGCCCTCGCCACCGCCGGCTACGTCGGCCCCATCTCCGTCTCCGCTTACGGCGACACCAGCGGCATCGCCCACAACGTCCAGCACGCCCTCTCCAGCACCGGCGTCTCCCTCCACCACGTCCCCGCCG GCATTAAAGATGCAAGTGATAAGAAGATCTTGGTTGACATGCTGTTCTGGGCTATTGACAACCCTCCGCCAGCAAATTATCTGCTAATCTCTGGTGATCGGGATTTCTCTAATGCCCTTCATAAGCTTAAGATGAGGCGGTACAATATTCTTTTAGCACAACCTCCAAATGTGTCTCAAACGCTTACTGCTGCCGCAAAGAGTGTTTGGCTCTGGAGAAGCCTTGTGGCTGGAGAACCACCATTAGCAGTGTCACCATACATAAGCAGCGCATCAAGTGGCAATAAGGGTGATTTGGATACGTCAAGGAATACTGTTCCAAATTCTTCAGCCGTGGCTCAAGATACTAGCCCTCAAGTGCAGAATTCTTCTCAGCGTGATTATCAAAATGGTGGTAACGGGAAGGTAGATAATAAGCAATCCAAAGTGAAGCAACCTCGAAAAAATCAGACAGACACTGCATCTAAACCAGCAGGCAAAAAGGAAAATTCAGTTGATGGAGTTGCTGATAATTCCAAAGGAAGCACTGCTAACCAACCAAGTCAACCTTCTACACCatcatcaagttcttcatcaagtCCTGAACCCCAGAGTAGGGCAAAGGTGAACCAGACAAGTATACCTAAAAACCCACCCCTTTTCCTGCCTAAGAAGCCTGCAAAACCCACTAATTTCCACCAAAAGAGTGTTCCTCACAACTATTTTGGTAGTAGTAAGAAGTCTGGTGTGTCAACTGAATCTGCATCGAAAAATGGTGCTCCTGATTCTGGCAATGGTACTGGCCATAATCATCCAAAACACCAGAACCAATCCTCTCAGCCACCAAAACCACATAATCCAGTGACTCCTCGTCCTCACAATGGACCTGGTAATTTCCACACATCAAATTTACATAGAAGTAGTTCATGTCCACCACAAACTCCCCAAGCTGGGCATACTGGTGTTCCCACTGCACCATTGCAGTCCTGGCCAAGTGCTCCTCCTCCCCCCTATCATGTCCCCCCAGTTAATTATCCTGATATGAGTCGGCTGAATATTTCTGGGTACCCCATAGGGGGTCATGACAACCAAGGTTCAAACGTCAGCTACCATCCAAACTATTCTGGTGCTGTTCAGCCTCCTTACAATAATTATAGTTACAGACATCCAGCTCCACCTAATATATCCAGCAACATGCAAAATGCTGGACAATGGGGTGCAAACACTGGATGTCCGCAGCCATCTTCTGACTCTCAAATTCTTATAAGAAATATCTTAAGTGCTTTGGAAGTACTGAAGACTGAGAAGCTAGCACCAACCGAACAGCATATATCAGATTGCGTATGTTATGGAGGTGTTAATCTACCACAATTTGATGTTAAGAAGGCTCTGGAAGTTGCCATTCAGCATCAAGCCATTGTAACGAAAAAGTTAGGACTTGTGTCATTCTTTCTGGGAAAAGATGAAAATCTCTGGAAATGCGTGAATATAATGGATACCAATGCAAGACACTCAAAAGAGACTCTAGATTCTGTTCTTAGGTACATATCTACTGCACCTGGATGTTCTGCAATAAAGAACTCTCAATCAAG GTATCATGCTGCAACTCTCTTGAAGAAAACATGCTTGAAACGTCTTTCCCTTGGTGAAGCTCTTCAGGTTTTGTATATCGCAACCGATAAAATGAAGTGGTTCGTTCCTCACTCTTCAGGCTGGCAGCCTCTCTCAATGAACGTGATAGTGGCTGATACTGCTCCAGATGCTAGTGGAAAATCCTAG